The nucleotide window CCGTGAGCTGGTCGAAGTGGTGGAACTCCGCCGAGGCCATCTTCGCGAGCGCCGCCTTGTCGCCGAGTGTCGGCGCCAGCTTGGCGTCCTCCGCGAGCCGCTCGAACGCGGCCAGTTCCCCGTACGCCAGCGCTCCGATCAGATCCACGACCGCGGCACGGTACTGGGGGTCGACGGAGGCCTTGGCCCAGTCCTGGGCGGCGACTCCGGTGGGTTCGGCGGATGCGTCGGAAGAGTTGGCAGACGTCGTCATGAAGCGCACAATAGCCCGCCCGCCGCACGGCGGAAGGCCCTGGTGAATCAGTGTGACGACGACTACGTGACCAAATCGGCCATCGCATATGCGCGGATCCGGGGTATGGTGGTAATGCGCTCGCTGAGTTGATCCATGTGACTCGACGGGCCGCACGAATGAGGATGCCCGGTCGGTGGCCCGATCGGCTCCGACCCGACAGTCCTCCTCGCCCGTACGGCACAGTCGCGTACGGCATCCGGAGGGACCCTCAGCGGTACGAACGCTCGAGCGTCGGCAGTGGTCCCATGCCACCCGGCCCGCTGGTCAAGAGCGGCCGATGTCCCCGGCACGGTCCCCGACACGACCCCCGCGCTCGCCTCGCACCGCGTACACAGAAGAGGCAGCACCCTGACTACTTTCCGAGACCTCGGGATCCTTCCCGAGACTGCCGAGGCCCTCGAGGCCGTCGGCATCATGAGTCCCTTCCCCATCCAGGAGATGACGCTCCCCGTCGCCCTCGCGGGCAACGACGTCATCGGCCAGGCCAAGACGGGCACCGGCAAGACGCTCGGCTTCGGCCTCCCGCTCCTCGAGCGCGTGACCGTCCCCGCGGACGTCGAGGCGGGCCGGGCCCAGCCCGAGCAGCTCACCGACGCCCCGCAGGCCCTCGTCGTCGTCCCGACGCGCGAGCTGTGCACGCAGGTCACCAACGACCTGCTGACGGCCGGCAAGGTCCGTAACGTCCGCGTTCTCGCCATCTACGGCGGCCGGGCGTACGAGCCGCAGGTCGAGGCCCTCAAGAAGGGCATCGACGTCGTCGTCGGCACCCCGGGCCGGCTGCTGGACCTCGCGGGCCAGAAGAAGCTGAACCTGAAGCATGTACGCGCCCTCGTCCTCGACGAGGCCGACGAGATGCTCGACCTGGGCTTCCTGCCCGACGTCGAGAAGATCATGAACATGCTGCCGGTCCGCCGTCAGACGATGCTGTTCTCGGCCACCATGCCGGGCGCGGTCATCGGTCTCGCGCGCCGCTACATGTCGCAGCCCACCCACATCCGCGCCTCCGAGCCGGACGACGTGGGCGCGACGGTCGCGAACACCAAGCAGCACATCTACCGCGCGCACAACATGGACAAGCCCGAGTTGGTCTCGCGGATACTGCAGGCCGACGGCCGCGGTCTCGCGATGGTCTTCTGCCGCACGAAGCGGACGGCGGCGGACCTCGCCGACCAGCTGCAGCAGCGCGGCTTCGCCTCCGGCGCGGTCCACGGCGACCTCGGCCAGGGCGCCCGCGAGCAGGCGCTGCGCGCGTTCCGCAACGGCAAGGTCGACGTGCTCGTCTGCACCGACGTGGCCGCGCGCGGCATCGACGTCGAGGGCGTCACGCACGTCATCAACTACCAGTCCCCCGAGGACGAGAAGACGTACCTGCACCGCATCGGCCGTACGGGCCGCGCGGGCGCCAAGGGCATCGCGATCACCCTCGTCGACTGGGACGACATCCCGCGCTGGCAGCTCATCAACAAGGCGCTGAACCTCGGCTTCAACGACCCGCCGGAGACGTACTCCACCTCCCCGCACCTCTTCGAGGAGCTGAAGATCCCGGCCGGCACCAAGGGTGTCCTGCCGCGTGCCGAGCGCACCCGCGCCGGTCTGTCCGCGGAGGTCGTCGAGGATCTCGGCGAGACCGGCGGGCGTGGCGCCCGCGGCGGCCGCGGTGGCCGTCCCGCGAGTCCGGCCCCGGTGGCCGACCGTGAGCGGGACCGGGACCGGGACCGTGAGCGTTCGGAGCGCACGCCGCGCCGCCGTCGTCGTACGCGCAACGGCACCGCTCTCGACGCCGCCGAGCCGCAGACCACGGCGCAGGCCCCGGCCGAGAGCGCCGGACCGGCCGCGGCCGCCGAGCCGCGCACCCCGCGCCGGCGCCGCCGTACGCGTACCGGGGGCGGCTTCCCCGAGCAGGCCGCGACCGCGGTCGCCGCGTCCGAGGGCACCGTCGTCGAGAACGCCGTCGTCGAGAGCACGGTCGTCGAGGGCACGGTCGTCGAGGTCATCGCGCCCGCACCCGTACCGGCCACCGAGCCGGTGACGGACGCGGAGGCCAGGCCACGCCGCCGGCGCTCGCGCCGTCCGGCGGAGGCCGCGCAGCCCGGCACGGTCGTCGTCGAGGAGGCCCCCGCGGCCGAGCCGACCGGGACCGTCGGGGCGAGCGAGGTGGCCGCCGCCGTCGAGGCCGCGGAAGCCGTCGTGACCAAGCCGCGCCGCCGCACCCGTAAGACCGCCGCGCCCGCGGTGGACAGCGTCGAGGGCACGCCCGTCGCGGTGCCCGCGGTCGCGGAGGTCCCGCCGGTCGCGGAGACCAAGCCGCGCCGCCGGACCCGTAAGACCGCCGAAGCCGTGGTGGACGCCGTGGCGGACCCGGTCGAGGCCGTCGAGGCCAAGCCCCGCCGCACCCGCAGGACCGCGGCCGAGGCCACGACCACGGACGCCGCCGAGGCGGCCCTGGACACCGCCGAGACCGCTGAGGCCAAGCCGCGCCGGCGGACCCGCAAGGCCGCCGCGCCCGTCGAGACAGCCGAGGTCAGCGCTGTCGCCGAGGCCGGTATCCCGGCGCAGACGACCGAGGAGCCCGAGGCCAAGCCGCGCCGTCGCACCCGTAAGGCGGCCGAGACGGTTCCCGCCGCCGCGGTCGCCCCGGTGGAGGAGGCGCCCGTCGCGGAGGCCGCGCCGCGCCGGCGGGCCCGCAAGGCCGCCGAGACCGCGGTGGACACCGCCGAGGGCGCGCCGCTCGAGGCACCCGCGGCCGCCGTCACCAAGCCGCGCCGCACCCGCAAGGCCGCCGCCGCGCCGGCCGAGGGCGCGCAGAGCGCGGTGGACACGGCCGAGGGGACGGAGACGAAGCCCCGTCGCCGCACCCGCAAGGTCACGGTCGCCGAGGCCGACATCCCGGCCCAGGCCGGCGAGGCGGCGGCGGACACCGCCGAGGCTCCGGCCAAGCCGCGCCGCACGCGCAAGACGGCCGCCAAGGCCGTGACCACGGAAGCGGGTACGGACGCGGGTACGGACGCGGCCGAGGCCGCGCCGGAGGCCAAGCCGCGCCGCCGCACGCGCAAGGCCACGGCAGCCGAGCCCGCGGAAGGCTGAGTTCAAGACCCGACGGCCCGGTCCCCATGGCGGGGACCGGGCCGTCGGCGTTCCCCGGCACGGGTCCGGCTCGGTCCATTCCGGCTCGGCACAACCCTGCACGGGTCCGGTCCGTTCCGGCACGGCTCGGTCCGACCCGGTCCGGCACGGTTCAGCTCGGCTCGGCACCGTCCGGTTCAGCTCGGCCCGGTCGGGCCCGGTCAGGCCCGGCACAACCCTGCACCGGTCCAGTCCGGCACCGACCCGATCCGGCACGGTCCGGCACGGCACGATCCGGCACGGCACGGCTCGGCTCAGTCGGGCTCGGTTGGGCTCGGTCGGGCTCGGCGCAACCCTGCACCGGTCCAGTCCGGCACGGGTGCGGTCCGCACCCGGCCCGGCCCGATCCGGCACGGCACGGCACGGCCCGGTTCAGCTCGGCCCGGTCGGGCCCGGTCGGGCTCGGTCGGGCTCGGCGCAACCCTGCACCGGTCCAGTCCGGCACGGGTGCGGGGCGGGTGCGGGCCGGGTCGGGGCAGGTGTGGAAACCCGGGCCGTCGCCCGGTCTGCGGATCGTCGGGTTCCCCGGATAGCCTCGTCCTCATGAGCAGGCCCGTCACCTTCGTCCCGCCCTCCGGGGCCCGCGCGTACCGTCTCGAAACCGCGCGCGGGCAGTTCGCCGTGATCGACGCGGGCGGTCCCGTGAAGGGGACCGCGCTGCTGCTGCCGGGGTTCACCGGCAGCAAGGAGGACTTCATCTCGCTGCACGAACCCCTGGCCGCGGCGGGCTACCGGACCGTCGCGGTGGACGGCCGGGGCCAGTACGAGACACCGGGCCCGCAGGACGACGAAACGCCCTACGCGCAGGGCGAGTTGGCGCAGGACGTGCTGGCGCAGCTCGACGCGCTCGCCACCGGCCCCGAGGACCGCTTCCACCTCGTGGGCCACTCCTTCGGCGGCCAGGTCGCCCGCGCGGCCGTCCTGCTGGAGCCGGCCCGTTTCCGTTCGCTCACCCTCGTCTCGTCCGGGCCCGCGGAGATCTCCCCCTCCCAGCAGCAGCGGGTGAAGCTGCTGCGGGACGCGCTCGCCGTGATGGACATGGCGCAGGTCTGGGAGGCGATCCGGGCGCTGGACGATCCGCCGGAGGACGCCGAGGGCGAGCTGGACTCCGGCCTGGACGCCGGCCTGGACGACCTGGAGGTCCTGCGGCGGCGCTGGCTCGGCAACAGCCCGGCCCAGCTCATCGCGGCGGGCCGGCAGCTGTGCGAGGAGCCCGACCGCGTGCACGAGCTGGCGGCCCTGCGGCTGCCCGTGCACGTACTGTCGGGCGAGATCGACGACACCTGGCCGGTCCCGCTCCTCGACGACATGGCCGTACGCCTCGGGGCGCACCGCACGGTCGTGCGCGGCGCGGAGCACTCGCCCAACACCGACCGCCCCCGGGAGACGGCCGGGGCACTCGCCGCGTTCTGGGACCAGGTGGGCTAGAGAGCCAGAGGGGCGGAGGGGCGGAGGGGCCTAGTACTGGCCCTGCAGATGTTCCCAGAAGCCGTCGCGCAGCGCGCGCCGCAGATCGGCCTGGCCCCGCAGTGAGTACTGCAGCAGTCCCTCGGACTCCACGAGCAGTTCCTGGTCGACGGGACCGGGCAGATACGGGTGGCCGGGCAGCAGGTCGGCCAGTGGCTCCCGCCCCCGCTCGGCCAGCCACTTCGCGGCGATCTGCGCGCCCACGAAGCGGACGTCCTCCCGGGCGGGCCTGTTCACCACCGACGTGTCGTACGGGCCGCCGGTGCGCCGGACGACGTACGGCTTGAAGAACTCCAGGTCGAAGGTGCGCTGGCTGTCGACCTCCCAGAGCAGCGGCTCCGCCTGGTTGCGGCCCTCCGGCGCCTCGATGCCCCAGAGGTGGACCCGGGCCCCGTACCCCTGCGCCGCCTCGACCGCCGAGACCAGGTCCTCGTCGCCGCCGATGAGCGTCGCGTCGTTGATGGCGCGGTGCCGGGCCAGGGACTCCAGGTCGGAACGGATCAGGGAGTCGACGCCCTTCTGCTGGTTGTTGGCGTTGAGGTTGCCCAGCCGGACCTTGACGTCGGGCAGTTCGGCGATGGACTGCTGCTCCGCGGTGTGGATACGGCGCCGCGCCCCGTCGTACCAGTAGACGCGCAGCAGCCTGCTGTCCGCGAAGATCGTGCGCGCCCGGTCGATGAGCGCGTCGATGAGGCCCTCGGCGTCCAGCTCGAAGGCCCGGCGGTCCTCCGTCCCGGCGACGAGCCGGCCCGCGGCCGCGTAGAGGTAGCCGGCGTCGACGAAGATCGCATGGGTCGACGGCGTCTTCGCCACCTCGGCGAGCACGCGCTGGAGCAGCTCGTTCGCGCGGTCGATGCGTGCACCGAGGGAGGCGAGGTCGTCGGCTGCCGCGAAGTCGTCATTCATATGCGTCCCATTGTCGCAGTACGTCATCGTGTGAACACGGATGGTTCGGATACTCGTAAGTAATTAGACGTTCGAAAGTTTTCTTTAGCGTAGGGAATGTTCGTAACAAACATCCCGTTGACTCCTACGGGAAGGCGGACGAAGACGCTCCGCTCCCCACCCACCAGTAGTTCTCCTCCAGGAGGATGACCAGACGAAGGGAGAAGCCCATGCGCTTCGAAATCATGCGACTCGACGACGTCGACGGCACCCCCGTGGACAGCACCGTCGTGGACGCCGCCTCCGTCAACCGGATCGTTCAGCAGGCCGCCGCCATCGGGCAGCGTCTCTGGATCCGCCCGGCCGACACCTCGGCCTCATAACAGCGGCAGTAGTTCGTCCGACAGATTTCGGGACCCCCGCCGGTACGACGCCGGCGGGGGTTCCGCGTTTCCGTGCTGCGGTTTCCGTGCTTCGGTTCCGTGCTGCGGTTCCGTGGCTCAACCGCCCCGGACGACCTGGGTGACGCCGTTGATGATCTGCTGCACGGCGATCGCGGAGAGCATCATGCCCGCGAGCCGCGTCACGAGTACGACGCCGCCGTCCTTGATGACGCGGATGATCAGCAGCGAGTACCGCATCACGACCCACAGCACGACGTGGATGGCCAGGATCGCCGTCCACACCGACACCTGGTTCGCCACGCTGTCGGCCTTCTGCACGGCCAGGATGACGGACACGATCGCGCCCGGACCGGCGAGCAGGGGCATGCCCAGCGGTACGAGGGCGACGTTGACGTCCTTCGTCTGCTTGGGCTCGTCGGTCTTGCCCGTGAGCAGGTCGAGCGCGATGAGCAGGAGCAGCAGGCCACCGGCGATCATCAGGGCGGGGACCGACACGTGCAGGTAGTCCAGGATCCGGTGCCCGAGCAGGCCGAAGACGGTGATGACGCCGCCGGCCACGCAGACGGCCTGGAAGGCCATCCGCTTCTGGACCTTGGCCGGTCGTCCGGAGGTCAGGGCGAGGAAGATCGGGGTGATCCCGGGGGGATCCATGATGACGAAGAGCGTGAGGAAGAGGGAGCCGAAAACGGCGAGGTCGAACATGAGCAGGTTGGCCTTGCGGGGTGTCGAGGGTGAGTGAGGGGATGGCGGGCCGTGAGGCCGCCGCCGGTGCGTCGCGGCTTGTCGCGCAGTTCCCCGCGCCCCTCCGGGGCGCCCCGCGTACGGGCGGGCGGGGTGTTACGCGGTCGTCGTGCCGCCCGCGCCCGGGACGGGGAACGCGCCCGTCGCCCGGCGGGTGATCTCGCCGTAGATCTCGGGGTCCGTCGTGTACTCGCCGAGTTCGCACGCCTTGCGGCTGCCGTGGTAGTCGCTGGAGCCGGTCGTCAGCAGACCCAGCTCGCCGGCGAGGCCGCGCAGCCGGGCGCGGGTCGCCGCGTCGTGGTCCATGTGGTCGACCTCGATGCCGTCGAGCCCGGCCGCGGCGAGTTCGGCGATCGCGGACTCCGGCACGGTCCGGCCCCGCTTGGCGGCGGCGGGATGCGCAAACACGGTCACCCCGCCCGCGGCCTTGACCAGCCGGATCACCTCGAACGGGTCCGACTCGTGCTTCCGGATGTGCGCCCGGCCGCCGTCCGCGAGCCACTCGGCCGTGAACGCGTCCGAGACGGTCGCCACCACGCCCAGTTCGACCAGCGCGGTCGCGATGTGCGGCCGCCCCACGGACCCGCCGGCCGCGATCCGCGCCACCTGCTCCCAGGTGATGGGCACACCCAGTTCGCGCAGACTGCCGATCATCGCCTGGGCCCGCGGCACCCGGTCGTCGCGTACGAGCTCCCGCTCGCGCAGCAGCTCCGGCTCCTCGGGATCGAAGAGGTACGCCAGCATGTGCAGGCCGACGCCGTCGAGACGGCAGGACAGTTCGGCGCCGGTCACGAGCGTCAGCCCGGCGGGCACGGCCGCGACGGCCTCGGCGTACCCGCGGGTGGTGTCGTGGTCGGTCAGCGCGACGACGTCGAGACCCGCCGCGGCGGCGTTGCGCACCAGCTCGGCCGGGGTGTCCGTACCGTCGGAGGCCTTGGAGTGGCAGTGCAGGTCGATGCGCACGAGCGGACTCCAGACACGGGCAGGACGAGGGGAACCGCTCAAGGATAACGGGATCAGGAACAGCCTCTGTCACACCCGCGGTGCGGGGTCACCCCCTACACCGCCCTGGGGTGGCACACCCGTCCCTTCGGAGCCGGCGGAGCCCGCCGGGCCGACGGGAGCCTACGGCTCCAGGATCCGCGGCGACAGCGCCCCGCACGGCAGCAGGTCCGAGTCCGTACCGGCGTCCCGCAGATCGGTCAGCACCAGGTCGTCGTACATCAGCAGCCCCGACTGCTCCGGCCACACGACCGCCCACAGCCACAGCCCGCGCGCCTCGCCCGCGAAGACGGCCCGGTCGTCGGGCACTCCGGGGACATGCCACAGAGGAGTCGGCCGGCCCGCGGCCAGCACCTTCGCCTCGGCGGGTTTCTCGACGTCCAGGTACGGTCCCGGGTCGGGTCCGTCGATGCCCGCGTACCGCGCGCCCAGGCCTACGCCCAGTTCCTCCGCGACGAGGATCAGCTCGCCCATGCCGCCGAGCGGTCCGGGCCCGGAGCAGGCCACCGCCGTGGCGCGACCGCCGCTGCGGTCGTCACCGGCGAAGGCCGCACCCGTGAAGAGCCAGCCGACCGGCAGCGGCCACGGCATCCACACCGGTACGCGGGCCCGGTGCACGACCACGTCGAGAGCCTCGACGCTGGGCGGGAGCACGGGCTGCAGCGGATGCACGACGCCGTGCACGTCGCACTGCCAGGAGTCGGCAAAAAGACCGGGAGCCCTGACCCGGCCACCACACTTCGGGCAACTGGGTTCGCCCCTCATGAGGCACAACGGTCCTCCCCGTACTTCACCGCGTCAAGGACGATCACCCGTCCGGCGCCCGTCCGTCACCTCCTCGCCACGCCCTCCCACCGCGCAAAACTAGATGTAGCTTGCACTCATTAGCCGAACTAACTTATTATGTGTATACGCCAACCATCTACGACCATCTCTCCGCGAGCAGCGTGAAGGAGCGGGCATGAACAGCAGTACGGGAGGCCCCGCCGAAGGGGACACCTTCGACGCGGGGGCCACGAGCCTCCTACGTCAGCCGAAGGCGGTCTGGGCGACCGCCGGGGCATCCGTCGTCGCCTTCATGGGCATCGGCCTCGTCGACCCGATCCTGCCGTCCATCGCCAAGGGCCTGGACGCCACCGCCGGTCAGGTCTCCCTCCTCTTCACCTCGTACTTCCTGATCACCGCCCTCGCGATGCTGGTCACCGGCTTCGTCTCCAGCCGGATCGGCGGCCGCCGCACCCTGCTCCTCGGCCTCGCGCTGGTCGTGGTCTTCGCCGGGCTGTCCGGCACCTCCGGCTCGGTCGGCGAACTGGTCGGCTTCCGGGCCGGCTGGGGACTCGGCAACGCCCTCTTCGTCTCCACCGCCCTCGCCGTCATCGTCGGCGCGGCGGCCGGCGGGAGCGCGGCGGCGATCCTGCTGTACGAGTCCGCCCTGGGCCTCGGCATGGCCTGCGGGCCCCTGCTGGGCGCGCTGCTCGGTGACGCCAGCTGGCGCTACCCGTTCTTCGGCACCGCGTTCCTGATGGCGATCGGGTTCCTGTGCATCACGGCGTTCCTGAAGGAGCAGCCGAAGCCCGCGCGCAGGACGGGCCTGCTCGACCCGGTCAGGGCACTGGGCCACGGCGGTCTCGCCTCGGTGGCGGCCTCGGCGTTCTTCTACAACTACACGTTCTTCACCGTGCTGGCCTTCACGCCGTTCGTGCTGGACATGACTCCGTACAAGAGCGGTGGGGTCTTCTTCGCCTGGGGTGTGCTGCTCGCGGTGTTCTCGGTGCTCGTGGCGCCGCGCATGCAGGCCCGCCTCGGTTCGCTGAAGGTGCTCGGCGGGTCCCTGGTGCTGCTCGCGGCCGACGTGCTCGTCCTCGGGTACGGCAGCCACACCACGGCCGTCGTCTGCACGATCCTCTCCGGCGCCTTCATCGGCGTGAACAACACCGTCTACACGGAGCTCGCCCTCGGCGTGTCGGACGCGCCGCGCCCGGTGGCGAGCGCGGGCTACAACTTCGTCCGCTGGTTCGCGGCGGCGGCGGCCCCGTTCTTCGCGCCGCGGATCGAGGAGTGGACCGACATCCACGTCCCGTTCGTGGTCGCGGCGGTCACGGCGGCGCTGGGCGCGCTCGTGGTCCTCGTCCGCCGCACCGCCCTCACGCACGAGGCGGAGCGGCTGGAGGAGCGGCACTCGACCGAGGACGGCGTCACCGTGTTCGCGAACTGAGGTCCGGCGCGGGACCGGCCGGGTTCCGCCCGAAGAGTGTGACGTCGGCAACCGGCCGCCGGCGCACGGACGTTGAGGACCGGTCGCGTCGGCGGGCCGGTCAGTCCAGGGAGACGGACGTGCGTGCGGGGTCGCGCAGGTCCGTTCCGTTCGTGAGCCAGCGCTCCTGGAGGGCGCCCGCGCCGTGCACCCGCTTCCAGGCCGCCTCGTTCGGCGTCATGGGGAGCAGCGGCAGGAACCGTACGGGGTCCAGGGGCGCGTCGAGTTCGAGGTCCTCGACCAGACCGCCCGGCTCGGCGACCAGGACCGAGGTGAAGGGGGCGCCGGGCCACAGCGGGGCGCCCACGTCGAGCGAGGCGCCCGGGGCCACCACCAGGCCCTCGACCTGCGGGGACGCGGCCAGTACGGCGAGGGGGCGGAGCACCTTGTCGGTGTCGGCGCCGCCGGCCCGTACCGACAGGACCAGCTCGGCGCGCGGGCCCGCGACCGGGTCGGCGACGACCGCCGTGGGGTCCGCCATGGGCTGGGCCGACATACCGAGTGTCGCGTACCGGACGATCCCCGTACCGGCCGCACCGGCGGTGTCCGGGACGGTGAAACGGAGCACCTCGATGCGGTCGGTGCCGAGGAAGGTCACCGCGGCGCGGGCGTCCGGTTCGCCCAGCGCGGTACGCAACCGGGCCTCCACCAGAGGAAGAACATCAGCCATGCGCCGAGCATAGAACTCGTCAGCAGCGGGCAAAGCGACGGCTTGACACTTCAGCCGGCTGATAGCCTGGGCCGCCGGTCGGGGCAGCACGCAGAAGCGTCGCTCTCGAGTCCCGGCCCACGTCTCGACGCATGAGACTCCCCTACGGGGGATGGATCTCCCCCACGGGGGACCGGCCGGAGGAGGTGGGGCTCCATGGATCGAAGTCGACCAGGTAGTACCACCCGCTCTTCCGGCTGCTGAGTCCCTCTCAGCTCTCAGAGCTCACGCTCTCCTGGCTGCCACCTCTCGCGCACTTCTCGCGCTCGCGTCATGGCCGGTCCGGTGCACGACGGAAGAGCACTTCGTTTTTCCTGATCTGTCTGAATTTTTCTGATCTGTATCAGTAGCGAAGCCGCCACCGTGACGGTGCGGTGCTCCCCGCTTTGTGGACGTGCCAAACATCCGCAGTCAGGACGTCCCCATTCCGGGCAGTTCCAGCCGTCGCCGGCGGGCTTCGTTCGCGAAGGAGCCAGCCATGTCGATGATCAACAACCTGCGTGCCGCGGTCCGCCCCTCCCTGCGCAAGGACGGCGGCGCGTACGACACCACGCGGTCGGCCGCGGAGAGTTCGGCCGTCGTGGACTGCGCGGTCTACCGCGACGGCGTCCGACTCCCCTGCGACGACAGCCTCACGCCGCATGCGGCGATCCGTCAGGTGCGGCGCGACGGAGGGTTCGCGTGGATCGGCCTGCACGAACCTACGGAGGACGAGTTCTCCGGCGTGGCCGCCGAGTTCGGGCTGCACCCGCTGGCCGTCGAGGACGCCGTCCACGCCCACCAGCGGCCCAAGCTGGAGCGGTACGACGACACCCTGTTCGCCGTCTTCAAGACCATCCACTACGTCGAGCACGACGAACTCACCGCCACCAGCGAGGTCGTGGAGACCGGCGAGGTGATGTGCTTCACCGGGCGGGACTTCTTCATCACCGTGCGGCACGGCGGGCAGGGCTCGCTGCGGGCGCTGCGGCACCGGCTGCAGGACGATCCCGAGCTGCTCGCCAAGGGCCCCTCCGCCGTGCTGCACTCCATCGCCGACCACGTCGTGGACGGGTACATCGCGGTGGCGGACGCCCTGCAGGACGACATCGACGACGTGGAGACCGAGGTGTTCTCGCCCGGCCGCCGGGGCGGGGTGTCGCGCGGTGTCGACTCGGCCCGGATCTACCAGCTGAAGCGGGAGATCCTGGAGTTCAAGCGGGCGGTGTCGCCGCTGATGCGGCCCATGCAGCTGCTGAGCGAGCGGCCGATGCGGCTGGTCGACCCCGACATCCAGAAGTACTTCCGGGACGTCGCCGACCACCTGGCGCGGGTGCAGGAGCAGGTCGTCGGCTTCGACGAACTGCTGAACTCGATCCTCCAGGCCAACCTCGCCCAGGCGTCCGTCGCGCAGAACGAGGACATGCGCAAGATCACCTCCTGGGCCGCGATCATCGCCGTGCCGACGATGGTGTGCGGGGTGTACGGCATGAACTTCGAGCACATGCCGGAACTGCACTGGCGGTACGGATATCCCGTGATCATGGGCATCACGGTGGTCCTCTGCCTCGGCATCCACCGGACCCTGAAGCGCAACGGCTGGCTCTGAAGGGCTCCGCGCGGGCCCGCCCCGGCTCCACCGGGCCCGGCTAGGCTGGCCGGCATGACGGATCAGGCCAGCCCCCCGAGCCGCTCCGCGGCGTCCCTCCTGATGGACCGGGCGCTCGTGGAGGAAGCCACCAGGAAGTCCGGGCTCATCTGGGTGCGGGGCGGTTCGGTGCCGACGCTGGACTCCGGGGTCCCGGCCGCGCCGGCCCGTGCGCTGTGGCACGTGTGGCACGACGGGGCGGTGTCCGTGGTCGGGGACGGTCCCGGCGAGCAGCCGCTGACGGGGCTCGTGGACGGCCGCGAGGCGGAGGTCACCGTCCGCAGCAAGGACAAGGGCGGGCGGCTCGTCTCCTGGTCCGCGGCGGTCGTGGAGCTGGCGGCGGGGTCCGAGGCGTGGGAGGCGGCGGTCGGTGAGCTGAAGGGCAAGCGGTTGAACGCGCCCGACGGCGAGGCGATGACGCGGCGGTGGGCGCGGGAGTGCCGGGTCCTGCGGCTGACGCCGACGGGGGCGACCGCGTCGCTGCCGGACGGATCGCTGCCGGACGGGTCGCTGGCCGCGGCGCCCGTGCCCACGCCGGCGACCACGCGTCAGCCGGTGCCGGCGGCGGTGCCGCGGCTGCTCTTCGGCCGCCGCAAGCGCCGTTAG belongs to Streptomyces sp. V3I8 and includes:
- a CDS encoding DEAD/DEAH box helicase gives rise to the protein MSPFPIQEMTLPVALAGNDVIGQAKTGTGKTLGFGLPLLERVTVPADVEAGRAQPEQLTDAPQALVVVPTRELCTQVTNDLLTAGKVRNVRVLAIYGGRAYEPQVEALKKGIDVVVGTPGRLLDLAGQKKLNLKHVRALVLDEADEMLDLGFLPDVEKIMNMLPVRRQTMLFSATMPGAVIGLARRYMSQPTHIRASEPDDVGATVANTKQHIYRAHNMDKPELVSRILQADGRGLAMVFCRTKRTAADLADQLQQRGFASGAVHGDLGQGAREQALRAFRNGKVDVLVCTDVAARGIDVEGVTHVINYQSPEDEKTYLHRIGRTGRAGAKGIAITLVDWDDIPRWQLINKALNLGFNDPPETYSTSPHLFEELKIPAGTKGVLPRAERTRAGLSAEVVEDLGETGGRGARGGRGGRPASPAPVADRERDRDRDRERSERTPRRRRRTRNGTALDAAEPQTTAQAPAESAGPAAAAEPRTPRRRRRTRTGGGFPEQAATAVAASEGTVVENAVVESTVVEGTVVEVIAPAPVPATEPVTDAEARPRRRRSRRPAEAAQPGTVVVEEAPAAEPTGTVGASEVAAAVEAAEAVVTKPRRRTRKTAAPAVDSVEGTPVAVPAVAEVPPVAETKPRRRTRKTAEAVVDAVADPVEAVEAKPRRTRRTAAEATTTDAAEAALDTAETAEAKPRRRTRKAAAPVETAEVSAVAEAGIPAQTTEEPEAKPRRRTRKAAETVPAAAVAPVEEAPVAEAAPRRRARKAAETAVDTAEGAPLEAPAAAVTKPRRTRKAAAAPAEGAQSAVDTAEGTETKPRRRTRKVTVAEADIPAQAGEAAADTAEAPAKPRRTRKTAAKAVTTEAGTDAGTDAAEAAPEAKPRRRTRKATAAEPAEG
- a CDS encoding alpha/beta fold hydrolase, whose translation is MSRPVTFVPPSGARAYRLETARGQFAVIDAGGPVKGTALLLPGFTGSKEDFISLHEPLAAAGYRTVAVDGRGQYETPGPQDDETPYAQGELAQDVLAQLDALATGPEDRFHLVGHSFGGQVARAAVLLEPARFRSLTLVSSGPAEISPSQQQRVKLLRDALAVMDMAQVWEAIRALDDPPEDAEGELDSGLDAGLDDLEVLRRRWLGNSPAQLIAAGRQLCEEPDRVHELAALRLPVHVLSGEIDDTWPVPLLDDMAVRLGAHRTVVRGAEHSPNTDRPRETAGALAAFWDQVG
- a CDS encoding NYN domain-containing protein, with the protein product MNDDFAAADDLASLGARIDRANELLQRVLAEVAKTPSTHAIFVDAGYLYAAAGRLVAGTEDRRAFELDAEGLIDALIDRARTIFADSRLLRVYWYDGARRRIHTAEQQSIAELPDVKVRLGNLNANNQQKGVDSLIRSDLESLARHRAINDATLIGGDEDLVSAVEAAQGYGARVHLWGIEAPEGRNQAEPLLWEVDSQRTFDLEFFKPYVVRRTGGPYDTSVVNRPAREDVRFVGAQIAAKWLAERGREPLADLLPGHPYLPGPVDQELLVESEGLLQYSLRGQADLRRALRDGFWEHLQGQY
- a CDS encoding MarC family protein translates to MFDLAVFGSLFLTLFVIMDPPGITPIFLALTSGRPAKVQKRMAFQAVCVAGGVITVFGLLGHRILDYLHVSVPALMIAGGLLLLLIALDLLTGKTDEPKQTKDVNVALVPLGMPLLAGPGAIVSVILAVQKADSVANQVSVWTAILAIHVVLWVVMRYSLLIIRVIKDGGVVLVTRLAGMMLSAIAVQQIINGVTQVVRGG
- a CDS encoding PHP domain-containing protein, whose translation is MRIDLHCHSKASDGTDTPAELVRNAAAAGLDVVALTDHDTTRGYAEAVAAVPAGLTLVTGAELSCRLDGVGLHMLAYLFDPEEPELLRERELVRDDRVPRAQAMIGSLRELGVPITWEQVARIAAGGSVGRPHIATALVELGVVATVSDAFTAEWLADGGRAHIRKHESDPFEVIRLVKAAGGVTVFAHPAAAKRGRTVPESAIAELAAAGLDGIEVDHMDHDAATRARLRGLAGELGLLTTGSSDYHGSRKACELGEYTTDPEIYGEITRRATGAFPVPGAGGTTTA
- a CDS encoding DUF6758 family protein gives rise to the protein MRGEPSCPKCGGRVRAPGLFADSWQCDVHGVVHPLQPVLPPSVEALDVVVHRARVPVWMPWPLPVGWLFTGAAFAGDDRSGGRATAVACSGPGPLGGMGELILVAEELGVGLGARYAGIDGPDPGPYLDVEKPAEAKVLAAGRPTPLWHVPGVPDDRAVFAGEARGLWLWAVVWPEQSGLLMYDDLVLTDLRDAGTDSDLLPCGALSPRILEP
- a CDS encoding MFS transporter translates to MNSSTGGPAEGDTFDAGATSLLRQPKAVWATAGASVVAFMGIGLVDPILPSIAKGLDATAGQVSLLFTSYFLITALAMLVTGFVSSRIGGRRTLLLGLALVVVFAGLSGTSGSVGELVGFRAGWGLGNALFVSTALAVIVGAAAGGSAAAILLYESALGLGMACGPLLGALLGDASWRYPFFGTAFLMAIGFLCITAFLKEQPKPARRTGLLDPVRALGHGGLASVAASAFFYNYTFFTVLAFTPFVLDMTPYKSGGVFFAWGVLLAVFSVLVAPRMQARLGSLKVLGGSLVLLAADVLVLGYGSHTTAVVCTILSGAFIGVNNTVYTELALGVSDAPRPVASAGYNFVRWFAAAAAPFFAPRIEEWTDIHVPFVVAAVTAALGALVVLVRRTALTHEAERLEERHSTEDGVTVFAN